From the genome of Oryza glaberrima chromosome 1, OglaRS2, whole genome shotgun sequence:
TAGAGTAATCAATAACTTAGGTGTGTTGTCTAGGTTTGCGGTTACCTTCGTTTGTTGTGTGCTCTCTGAAAAGTGAGGTAGGTAGTAGGTGGTGATAGCGTTGTTCATCCTTTGTATCCCTCCATATTTGGACACATCATAGAGCTACATGCCGGACTCAGCTTGGTAGACTGGGGGgagtcggtgcccgaagcaatcGATAGAGTTTTACATTCAACTTAAGCCTACTTAATTGAAAACCACAGGAATCCTCCCTAGCCTAAGCCTGCCTTCTATACCCTCATGTTTTGCTCAGTCCCTTATGTACGCCCGAATTTTAGTTTGAATCTCTTTCATACACTTTTCATTAGTTGACcattaaattcatataaaaaagaTCCAGGGGTATATAAGGGAATGAGTAAAATTCAGGGGCATAGAAAAGATTGGGCAAAATTTCATGGGTATACAAGAAATTTTCTGTATTGAATGTAGATATTGTGTTATTCTGGGTATAGCATTATAATTCACGGGCATGTATTTTAAGGTATATCAGGCATACGAGGATATATTCATCTACTATGTTCAATGTTTCCATAGATAGTTTTCATTTCCATTTCTATTAATGGAAATGGAGGGCTCTCGccctttgcaaaaaaaaaaaatgatcaatgtTTTTATCTTATGTAATTTATTTAGTTGATAGATGTAGTACCTCCCATTTGTTTAGCTATCTGTCATGTCCGTTACCTACATGAAGGGGTTGTTTAGTTGGATGCCACAATTTTAAAGGACCTTGTGGCTACGCACTTTGATCAAATTAGATAACTGTTTAGTTCATTACCACGCTTTTGTAGCTCGTGTACCCGCAAGTCATACGCACAAAATTTTGCCATAACATTGCTATCCTTGTGGTCAATGAATTTGGTGCCATAAAAATTATTACGTGTGATAAAATGTTTGGTAAAATGGAGCATCCTACCAAACAGCTCCATTATATTTTGGCAAATTTTGTTACAGCACATAGGAAAATGTGGTTTTGCTCGACACTCCCTCTTTTGTTACGAGGCACAAgaatgattttattattttcatccGTTTCGGAGAGAATCTTTCTTCAAGAGCAAAAATGTCCCTGCTAATTCTCATGTAGCCAcatttcgcaaaaaaaaaaaaaaaaaaacaaatctaaaactTGGTAGGCATATTTGCGCTAATCTTCTTGATAGATGGCCTCGACATCAGGCCCTCCCACCAAGCCTTCACATGAGGGTACGCATCAAACAGCGACGCGTGCGGGGTCGCCATGAAGTAGAACGTGAAGGGGAAGTGGTTCAGGTCCGCGAAGCTGAGGAAATCCCCGGCGAGGTACCTGCTCCCCGACAGCCGCGCCTCGTACGTCTCGAGCACCTTCTTCAGCTTCTCCAGGCTCTCGTGAACCACCTGCTGGTTGGTCGGGACCCCGCGCATGATGGGGAAGATGATGCACTCGAACACGATGGGCGACAGTGCAGGGTAGTACTGGTGCGCCTCGACCTCCGTCCATACGTCCACCAACGCGGCCTCCCTGATGTCGCTCTCCCGGAGGAGATCGACTTCGCTCGACTTGTACTTGCGAAGAATGTACTTTGCGATTGCGCGCGACTCTGAAAAAAGAGGACTAGTAAGTTTGCATTTGCTGCAGGAGAAGCTGATAAGATTGCCGCAAGTATTTAACAATTAATATGGTCGTTATTTGGGTTTTGGTAGAGAGCTGCAGGTTGGCCATGGTGGCCACTCACCGAACAAGACGAGGTCCCCGTCCTGCAGAGCAGGGATCTTCCCAAATGGCTGCAGAAAAGGAGAGGTGGCATCCACTGTGTATCACGGTGGAAGCTGATACATACATATGAAAAATTACTGAAAAAAACAGCTGGAGAAATTCAGTTACGTTTCGCTCGACGTGCTCTGGGCTGTtctgctcgccggcgaggaagtCGACGGTCACTAGCTCGTAGTCGGCGCCGACCTCCTCCAGGCAGACCAGCACCCGCGACACGTTCGTCGAGATGGCCCGGCCAAACACCTTCACCGGCGACAtgccttctttcttttttttcctttgtcctCACTGCAGCTTGAAGATGACACTGCAAGTGCAGTGAAGACGATGACCCACTGTAGCGCGGATGCAAGGCCTTGGCAGAGTGCCCTTCACTTATATAAAGCGTAGCGTCAGAAGAAGCCCAACTGCCCAAGTAGTCATCTTCAAGTCTTCGTTGAAATTGTAAAAATCACTCGACAATTTTCGTGCAAAGAGGGAAAAAATGTCAGTGGCGTGCATggaggagggaaaaaaagagggaaaattttggaacaaatttatatgcaatttatgtaagatcaatgtgtgttttgatttttattcagtgatgaacaattggcatctgtgattattggttttgatatttaaagattatcgtcgaagtgaTTTTgtagataatcaattttcaggtgatgatcggattcactgttattttatgtgactgGTCCGACCGGGCggaggttgccggtcagaccggtgctatgtgtgcggtcagaccgatcaggcccgcggtctgaccggccaacgcTGTGTCAGTTTcgatttcgggttgtttctttcgatatccatgattgtttcatggttatggcttctagatggatactatacgtatgtaatactattgtttgctaacaataagtcaagttggggatagcttggtctcggaatatggtttctttgtttgtttcatatgtaggtgactcgatgtctcagGAGAGtattgcggtgatggaccgggagtcggcttggtggtaagacgatgtccgtggtggtcagatatcatgcgggatactaaggc
Proteins encoded in this window:
- the LOC127755168 gene encoding probable glutathione S-transferase GSTF1; the encoded protein is MSPVKVFGRAISTNVSRVLVCLEEVGADYELVTVDFLAGEQNSPEHVERNPFGKIPALQDGDLVLFESRAIAKYILRKYKSSEVDLLRESDIREAALVDVWTEVEAHQYYPALSPIVFECIIFPIMRGVPTNQQVVHESLEKLKKVLETYEARLSGSRYLAGDFLSFADLNHFPFTFYFMATPHASLFDAYPHVKAWWEGLMSRPSIKKISANMPTKF